In one Pseudomonas sp. R84 genomic region, the following are encoded:
- a CDS encoding peroxiredoxin: MSVLVGKQAPDFTVPAVLGNGEIVDSFTLSSAIKGKYGLVFFYPLDFTFVCPSELIALDNRMADFKARNVEVIAVSIDSHFTHNAWRNTPVNNGGIGQVKYTMAADMKHDIAKAYDVESEGGVAFRGAFLIDDKGVVRSQIINDLPLGRNMEELIRLVDALQFHEEHGEVCPANWKKGDKGMNASPEGVAAYLTENAAAL; this comes from the coding sequence ATGAGCGTACTCGTAGGCAAACAAGCCCCTGACTTCACCGTCCCGGCCGTACTCGGCAATGGCGAGATCGTTGACAGCTTCACCCTGTCCTCGGCCATCAAAGGCAAATACGGCCTGGTGTTCTTCTACCCACTGGACTTCACCTTCGTCTGCCCGTCCGAGCTGATCGCTCTGGACAACCGCATGGCCGACTTCAAGGCACGCAACGTTGAAGTGATCGCTGTGTCGATCGACTCGCACTTCACTCACAACGCATGGCGCAACACCCCAGTGAACAATGGCGGCATCGGCCAGGTGAAATACACCATGGCTGCCGACATGAAGCACGACATCGCCAAAGCCTACGACGTTGAATCCGAAGGCGGCGTGGCTTTCCGTGGCGCGTTCCTGATCGACGACAAAGGCGTTGTTCGCTCGCAGATCATCAACGACCTGCCACTGGGCCGTAACATGGAAGAGCTGATCCGTCTGGTCGACGCTCTGCAATTCCACGAAGAGCACGGCGAAGTCTGCCCTGCCAACTGGAAAAAAGGCGACAAAGGCATGAACGCTTCGC